In Glycine max cultivar Williams 82 chromosome 4, Glycine_max_v4.0, whole genome shotgun sequence, the genomic stretch GCACAGACATAAAAAGTGATGAATAGGTGGTTAAAGGCAGAAGAAAGGGAACTAACAACAACAAAGACGCGAGCGCGAATGAGAAGAGGAAGGGATCTGTGAGGGTGGAGGAATTCCCTGAGCAGCCTGTGCAAGAGAAAGGGAAGATCTCGCAGTCTCTGATAGAGAGTGGTGGGTTGGCCACCGAAGAAACGGTTATAGGCATGAATCTTTGACAGAATCTGGGAAACTTCGGGGTCCTGCTGTTGCCTCAGAGACTCTTCTGTGGGGACTAAGAGACTGATGGCTCGACGACACAGTGGGCACTTGCATGAACAACCCACTGATCCGTGCTGCCACACAAGCATTATGCAATTTCCTGAAACACCAATTATGTaacttcattcattcattcattcattcaatatTGAAATCAAAGTCAGAGAGACAAAAGAGACCGCAAAACCAGTGAGAACAATTGGCTTGGCATGGAATATGAAAGTTGCCATGGCACACTGAACACAAATCGTTCGCCGGAGGACCTGAATCCATTCCATTCACTCACCGATTGCTCTTCTCTCTTCTGTTTCCTCTCACCGCTCACTTCTCCATTAAGAAATCTTTAcattttcttattcttattctATTCAACACGGCTTTCaaagccccccccccccccctctctctctctcttct encodes the following:
- the LOC100306204 gene encoding uncharacterized protein isoform X1 yields the protein MDSGPPANDLCSVCHGNFHIPCQANCSHWFCGNCIMLVWQHGSVGCSCKCPLCRRAISLLVPTEESLRQQQDPEVSQILSKIHAYNRFFGGQPTTLYQRLRDLPFLLHRLLREFLHPHRSLPLLIRARVFVVMIASVIYLFSPIDIIPEGVVGFLDDLLIVLICFLHVAALYRSVLYLRHGGS
- the LOC100306204 gene encoding uncharacterized protein LOC100306204, translating into MDSGPPANDLCSVCHGNFHIPCQANCSHWFCGNCIMLVWQHGSVGCSCKCPLCRRAISLLVPTEESLRQQQDPEVSQILSKIHAYNRFFGGQPTTLYQRLRDLPFLLHRLLREFLHPHRSLPLLIRARVFVVMIASVIYLFSPIDIIPEGILGVVGFLDDLLIVLICFLHVAALYRSVLYLRHGGS